tagcaggtctgcacatgttgacctgggagatcggaaaaatctccacacttaacccaccaggcggtcgtggccgggattcgaaccctcgaccttccgattcaGAGGCCGATGTtataccaccccgccacagcgcccgttaACTCACACACCCCCAACAGGAGAAATCCAACCGAGACAGATTTGTGTCTAAcaagaccaccaccaccacaacaacaacaacaagagagaTGACACTGAGACAGTGTTGTCACTGTACCTTCCATGTTTTCATCCCCAGACCCAGCAGCCTCCTTCTGTCCATCCTCATTGTCATCGTCGCTGAACACGCGGCGTTTCTTGGTCTTGACGATGTCGCTCCCGGAGTCACTGCCACTGCCGCTGGCATGCCGCTTTCTGCTCTCACCTGTGGTCACACACAGTGTTTCATTGTGTACACTACAAGGCTCATTTCTTTGCACAATTCCCTTAAACATATATGTCTATACACTCActctaaaaataaattaaaacaagaagggcaaagcccatacgactcacatgcttgaccttgacctttacatgaccttgaccttcaaagtcaaggtcaaataactaaacctagcaatgacatcatacactaagaactgctttacacatttttcctaccaaaatacatgtgaccttgactcaaggtcatccaaggtcatgcaacacaaagctgttaattcaagacataggaagtacaatggtgcttattggctctttctaccatgagatatggtcacttttagtggttcactaccttattttggtcacatttcataagggtcaaagtgaccttgaccttgatcatatgtgaccaaatgtgtctcacgatgaaagcataacatgtgccccacataatttttaagtttgaaacagttatcttccatagttcagggtcaaggtcacttcaaaatatgtatacaatccaactttgaagagctcctgtgaccttgaccttgaagcaaggtaaaccaaactggtatcaaaagatggggcttactttgccctatatatcatatataggtgaggtattcaatctcaaaaacttcagagaaaatgggaaaaatgggaaaaatagctgttttttagacaacatttatggcccctgcgaccttgaccttgaagcaaggtcaagatgctatgtatgttttttggggccttgtcatcatacaccatcttgccaaatttggtactgatagactgaatagtgtccaagaaatatccaacgttaaagttttccggacggccggacgtccggccggccggccggacggacggacggacgactcgggtgagtacatagactcacttttgcttcgcatgtgagtcaaaaatcaaaaGCTTCCACGACTGGCCTATGTCATGTTTCATCATAATTGGAAATCCCGTTtaaccacccctccccccaataGAAGATTCCCTCCCCCAGAAGAGTGCAAAGTTGAAAAGCTCTAGGTGCAAAACCATCTGAGATAACCTCAACATTTCATTTTTCGTCCATGGACGATTGGACGGccatcaagtcaagtcaatatttatttcaatcCATATGGACGGACCCCAGGACCGTGTCGGATGGAGAATTGTCGTCGATGGCCTATGCTCCCCCGGGGGTTCATAatggcataaaaaaaaaaaaatatggacGGACACTGCTCAGTACTCGACTCACCGATTACTCAGGGGAgtcaaaaaaagtaaaaaagccaggttacatttctgtttttcctGCTGGCTCCAAAACCGGCATCATGAACACTAtggtggattttttttctccacttaTTGTGTTAGTCTTAGATaatattcatttaaaaaaaaaaaaaaaaaaaaacgaaacaaaaaatCTTCATACAGATGCCTAAACAATAAAACATTGATCATTCTTCAGTACAAACCTTCATCGCTGCCCTGTTTCCCATCTGCCACCTCTTCGTCGTCGCTGCCGACAGCTTTGGGTGGTGTTGGTGAGCGACTGCCCCGTGAGGCGGAGCTTCTGGCGCTGTGGGCGGGGCTGTGAGCAGGACTGCTCTTTCTGCTTCCTGGTGGAACAACTCTTCACCGTTACTTCTAGTCATAACTCTTCACCATTACTTTTACTCATATTCATAACTCTTCACCGTTACTTCTAGTCACAACTCTCCACCGTTACTTTTACTCATATTCATAACTCTTCACCATTACTTCTAATCATAACTCTCCACCGTTACTTCTAGTCACAACTCTTCACTGTTACTTTTACTCATAACTCTTCACCGTTACTTCTAGTCACAACTCTTCACCATTACTTTTACTCATAACTCTTCACCGTTACTTCTAGTCACAACTCTTCACCATTACTTTTACTCATAACTCTTCACCGTTACTTCTAGTCACAACTCTTCACCGTTACGTCTAGTCACAACTCTTCACCGTTACTTTTACTCATAACTCTTCACCGTTACTTCTAGTCACAACTCTTCACCGTTACTTCTAGTCACAAGCACATCGTCTAACAAGCATCGATCAATCGTTACTTCTGACTGCTCTTTCTGCTGCCTGGTGAAACAACCCTTCACCGTTACTTTTAGTCACAAGCTCAACATCAGGGATGCGTCACACTCATAGAGGGTGCTTGACCTCTTGCCGCCAGACGGCACTTCTCCGTTACTTTTTTGTTTCACACCCTAGAGAAAATGCGCCCTAAAGCGCATTCGCATTTTAAAGTAGCATTCTTATGGTGTATTTTCGAGCAAATCGTGTCGTGTTTGTCTAGATTCAGCTTTAAGGTGCAGTGAATTCCTGAGATTCTTGGGATTTAACAAATGAGTCCCAAATCGTGTCGTGTTTGTCTAGATTCAGCTTTAAGGTGCAGTGAATTCCTGAGATTCTTGGGATTTAACAAATGAGTCCCAACCTGCCCCCAACAATAGTATCCCTTTAACCATTAATTCAAAACAGGAATATTACACCTGTATATTACACCTGTACATTACACCTGTATATTACACCTGTACATTACACCTGTATATTACACCTGTACAGTAAatgaacatccccccccctcctccacacCAATACAGAGATCAATTCGAAAACATACACACCTGCTTCACTTCCTCTGTCACTGACATGGACAGGACTCCCAGCAGGACTCCCCTTTTCACTCCCCTTCTGACTCCCGTCTCTGGTGGGACTCCCCTTCTGACTCCCGTCTCTCACGGGACTCCCCTGGCTGCTGGCCCTCGCACTGCCCGCAGGACTGGCGGGTGCACTCCCTCTCTCGCTGCCAGACCCTGCAGGACTCCCCGGGGGACTCCCCTTGTCGCTCCCACCCACCGGGCTGGCTACCGGGCTCTCAATGTCGCTTCCACTGGCCGCACTCCCTACCGGACTGCCAGGAGGACTTTCTCGGTGGCTGGTGGGACTCCCGACAGGACTGCCTTTGggactccctccctctccgcTGCCAGCAGGACTACCGTGAAGACTCTCGTTATCGCTCCCCTTAGCGCTACCAGCAGGACTACCGTGAGGACTCTCGTTATCGCTCCCCTTAGCGCTACCAGCAGGACTACCGTGAGGACTCTCGTTATCGCTCCCCTTAGCGCTTCCTGCTGGGCTGCCGTGCGGACTGTCGTGATCGCTGCCTCCCTGACTGCCAGCAGGACTCCCCTGTGGACTGTCGTTGTCGCTGCCTTTTGCACTCCCGTGAGCACTCCCTGTTGGACTCCCATGAGCATTCCCATCATCGCTGTGATGAGGACTCCCCGCTGCGCTCCCCTGTGTACTCCCGTCATGCTCGCTACCTCTTCCGCTGCCTGGAGAGAAACATCAAACGTGTTAGCTGTCCAGCAACGGGTCAGCAAGGAAACAGGGACAAAACACAAACTGTCTAATTGGAATTTTCAGAAAGTAAATAAACAACTTGCTTTGCAACAGTCCTGCAGGGCTGTATCAACTATCATTTGAAAGAATGTAAAAAACCAACCACCTCCAACCACTTTAATTTTCAATTAAACAATTACTGTAATTTGAAACAGATTGCTAAGCGATTCAATATCAAGAATGATATTTTTGATTTGAATTCTTGACAGGTAATAATgacacttcaagttcaacaaaCAAATTTAACAACACTTCTTTTGTGTTTTCACTTCAGCGAAAGTTTTTGCTTGGACCTTGTGCTTAAACTAAAAGTTAAATTGACTCAAACCATGTTGCATACGTTTTCAGCATGTGTAtgcagtattggcgttaaccggtaattaccggtattttaccggttgaaaagAGAAAATACCGATAAAATAtaggctgccggtatgacctaccggttgatttttagaaccgTTTTTTTTCGCTTGTAAAACAACAAAttaaaccagtactctgagttggactcttactggttccaatgagaAGCCTACcgggtttttttctggactgtttgcataATAAAAGTTTGGGTACCGGTTttaaaaaatactagcgccatcattGTGTATGTGTACTTGGGTGTTGATTGTGTAAAtctctaaaagaaaaaaatctgaaGGAAAAATATAAAATGTTAGCTTGAAGTACAATACCTGCAACAACACAACGTTGTTATAAATAACCAAGTAAGAAGTGTCACCTGGGGAGCCGCTCGGAGCGCGCGGTGAAGCGGGCGGTGAACCGGAGTGTGCGCTTCCTGCCTCTGACCCCGAGTGAGCCGGTGAACCCGACGCCTGGGACTGTGACTCTCTCCTTGACCCCCGACCTacacaaacaaccaatcaaaacCACCGTGTCACTTTCAGCCTTACCAAGGGCTCCCCACACGGTGCGTCCCTGCGCCATGTACACACTGGAAGTGGAAGTACACAGAAACAGACCATATGTTTAACTAATTGTCTCTAAAAGGTTTCCAGGGTCTAATGAGGCATTGATTGATTATCTAGTGTCTGCTTTTTGTATAGGTGTGTCTGATCGCCCTTGTGTTCACACGtacgtttataaaaaaaatcccaagaaGTCCTTTTCAAATAGCACTGCACACACCACAAGTCACGTGCGGTATAGCCGAAATCGGCTCCTGTGATACATCCCAAGACCATTGATGATCACTTTTTCAAGTTAAAGGGAATCCATTTTTATCCAGATCCAGCTGTTTTACTTTTACTTCTACTTCTAGTTCTGCATTAGAGATCTACATTAGAGTTCTCGCTTTACTGATAATAGAACTTAGAAGACCCCTTATCCTGTCGCTAAGGTAAAAATGGGAACGGTGCTAGAACTTTGACATCGCCGATCAAAAAGTCGCGGTCATGACCATGCTCAACAGTTGGACTTGAAGGCAACTTTCAAGTTTCAGTTTCACGCAGTCATGTTATGAGCACCACAGCCACACAGCTATCTGCGATGTAAGACAGCGAGTGACAGAACTACGGACTACCCACGGGCCTTTTCAAACAAACTCTACTAGCTCTCTACAGATGCTTATTTTGCATCGAAAGGCTAGATATCACAAGGCGTTTACGTACCATCTTCACTCTCAGCATCACTGCCAAATAAATCCTGAATGTCCGCCATTTTGGATGACTTTGTCTCGTTGCACACAGCCGGCGAGAATTTTACATTTTACAAAACCATGAAAATGTTTTGTCAAGTATTGAAAATAAAACTATAAACTTGATAAAATTTGCGTTAAATGTTTTAAAAGGtcaattcactctttcacaggcAATTAATTTCCATAACTTCAAATGTTCCGCACGTGATGAAAACAAACCAACGTGCTTTCCATCTTCCGGACGCTCGACAGGGAAACCCTCTCAGGGTTGAAGTGTCAAGAGGTCAAGGGGAACGAGGGGATACTTGGAAACAAGAAAAGTCGTAGTTATCCAGCAATATAACGAACACGcaatagatattcagcaaaagCTACATACATTTTAAGATTGTTAATCGAGTTTTATAAATGAAATGAGCTAAAATTGTATTTCTACGAAATAGTATTACAAGAATTTATGAAACTAAAATCCGTATCCTTTCGGTAGACTATTTAAAGATGGCGGGTACAGGTGTGTGGATTCGCCTGCTCGAGCGACATCGAGCTAGGCTAACGAAAGATCCTGATATGAACAGGGTTGTTCCCAAGCTAATCAAACGAGGATTTTTTTCGAATGTGGAAGAGAGACAGCTTGCAAGTGTTCCCGATGCATCTGAAAGGACAGATCTTGTGCTTGACAAACTTTCGAGGGACCCTGACGCCTTTCGGGGATTTTGCATGACACTTGAGGAATGTGCCCCGCACCTGTTAACGGAACTTCTGTTTGATCGTGGAGGTAAGAACTCTTTCACTTTTTAACACTTTGCTGTTGGATAGTAAAGTCCATACccgtgtttttttgttgcagtACTGACAACTCCAGGAGAGTTCAGCGCTGGTTGGTTGACAATGTTTTCTTCGGATGCTGGCTTGTTTGTCACCTGTCGTTTGATGTACCTGTCCCATAAAACGCACTGAGTTCCTTCCCTTACCTGGTTGTGACACTTTGGTGTTAATTTTTCCGATAAAAACGGGAAAAGATTATAAATAAAACTTATTTATTTGCTCTAAATGCGGAGCAGAGGAAATTTATGGTTTGATGAAATTGGTTGGTTTGCCTACAACTTGTACAAGTACAAGTTTATATTTTGGATTAAACAGCTTAAACCTtttacaaacaagaaattcctccgaggtaggaaaaacacccccgtccttaccattctcactgccaccaactaagaaggttatttcccttttaccattaatatgtccctctataagtccttgtagaatcttaatccaccaataactccctaaccgtgtgtttgactggtcccaatttttgtaaggaccgtgtcaggaatgtatagaacctgttcaccaagtttggtgacgatcggtccgttcattcttgagatctatatgcgaacacaaacacacaaacaaacaaacacatcgaccgcatcctatacacacccctataccgggggtgtaaaaacaacaGTTTGCCTGGAACTTGGAAGATGATAGTGATAGATACTGAGTGAAAGAACCATCAGTATCAGTGATAGTTGCAACTGCATGTTAGGATGCTATTACCGTTGCTATACAACTGTAGTCTGTATTTATTTGAAaataagtttaaaaaaataagaacttttaaaaaaagacaCTTATTCAGTTATTGTAAGTTACATTACTAACACAAAAGGAaatattttctttcaaacctttatatatatatatagaaacacaaaaatacccagcatgcctcccccgaaatgggcgtatgctgcctgaatggcggggtaaaaacggtcatacacgtaaaaatccactcgtgctaaaaacatgagtgaacgtgggagtctaagcccatgaacgaagaagaagaagattatctagtgtctgctttctgtacacttgtacagacctgtttacccttatgattttggcgtaatttattacgattttctgcaaaaaatacgccattccgctatccgtgtcaagactacgattttcattaaaaaaaacaaaagtaaaaaaaaaaaaaattgtttttatttttttattaattcaaaTGTTtggcattggttttttttctatgGTAAAATGGTGTGAAAAAGCACatgactgaccagagatcatgtctgtctgatgagacgctggagagccttctagtggtgaagtctcgccctcactcatgcGGCAAGCGCAaatacagtagagaagcgcttgacacactgaaaaaggcctattacgagcaaaagaaaaagaatcagtgatgcatacatgtgcttttgatgtgatcttcttttgaattatgatgactacaaaaactgactgatgtgttttgtttgtgaatgatggatatataggtgcatgattgcgtttcgcagacacagttgtcatgtgcgttgtaattggcgacgaatgctggatgattactatttttgtgccaggattactatttttggggctgagcattactccaatacacttatgggggtaaacaggtctgcttgtATCTGATTACCCTTGCTTTCAAACATATTCGTTTATGAAAAAAATCTCAAGTTCGCAGCCAGGAAATTTAGTCTCAGAGCTTGGAAAACATGAAAACTTGCATGCTTTGGAAAAAGAGCAACAAAATGGTATATTGCTTTTTGATCATTGATGACAGATCAATTTTCCAAGGAAGGAAGGTTTTGTCAGTTAGTGGCAACGATACCAATTACTATTGATTAACATAAAGAGGGCAACGATTGATTAGCTGGATAACAGTTACATGCCTGAAGTTAAGTTTTATAtatgtaaggcctaaaaaaaaataggtgtggttacggtaacccgacctaccctatttttaggggccgatcctataactttttattacatttgtcaaaaaaaaaaaaaagagtgcaaaaaacacaatgaaagcgaaagcgcccgagtcgcacacttatttccctgtcaagtaggtttaatttgtacacattagaaaaaaaagtaaaaaaaaaaaaaagtgattgcctacctacctaccttatttttttggctatgttaccgtaaccacacctattttttttttgtgcctaatacATACCTCTATACATTTTTAGTTTTAGACCTGTAATGTATTGTTATGAGGGATATGTTGCtatagttatcgttgttgttgaatgttgttcttgttttcatttgttaaaatatcatgcatttacaatattgtccgccacattactcgtttgtttctaagagcacatttataagtttatcttgttgtgctcccttaattacaactttcaattacggctttgtatttatgcaactgaataaaaaaactgtttaaaaaaataataagggATACTTAAACTAAGAGTAAGACATTTTTCCTCACTCGCTCACTGCACAGATTGCAGAAGACAAATCCTGCGATCAAATGTTGATCCAATTGTTATTTTGTGTGATATTTTGCACTGCTCCCATGAAATGAGTTATCACTGCCATAAAGAGCCTCTCTGCAGGATAAATTTGTGTGCAAAGATTTGAACCTGCATCTCTGGGCCCTGGAGGGCTTGTCTGCAGCAAATAGTTAGTGGCTTGTCTCCGTGCGATTGTTTGTTGTCCCAGTGGGCCCTTGCCCCCGAACAGCGGCCTTAACCCTCTCCTTTCCAACACCTTTGTTTACGGGACAAAAGAGTTTGTCAGGTCGCTCGCCACCGCACCTGTACTTTAAACTAGGATGGGAAAATatttggctgtgtgtgtattgATTTTGTGTAATTTGCTGAcgggctggggagggggggggagtctgGGGAGGGGAGTCTTAGAAACTGAAGAGTGGTTCTGATATCAGTCAGCCAACATGTGGCATGCTTTGCAGAAACACCATAAGATGTTACAGTTGAGTTTCTGTTAGGAGGGTGATGGGGTTGTGTTCATACTGGTCATGCAAGTGTTTGtcattgtacagtggaacaccccgcgggttagggggaagaatttacccgatgctccccagcatgtggtaagaggcgactaacggattctgtttctccttttacccttgttaagtgtttcttgtatagaatatagtcaatttttgtaaagattttagtcaatcagtgtgtaagaaatgttaagtcctttgtactggaaacttgcattctcccagtaaggtaatacattgtactacgttgcaagcccctggagcaaatttttgattagtgcttttgtgaacaagaaacaattgacaagtggctctatcccctctccccccctttccccgtcgcgatataaccgtcgtggttgaaaacgacgttaaacaccaaataaagaaagacagaacagtggacccccccccccccccttttcagacgtcaaacaatctgagaaaatcaggtcttaaaatgggggttcatTTGCAGAggttaggcccccccaaaaaatagtctgtttacggtaatccgaccgactctatttttttcacgcgaccctagacttttttttggcatttggggggaaaaaccaaaaaataaaaacgtaatggttttttggagaaaaaaaccgtaaaaatatgttttttggaaaaaaacacaaacaaaaaacccaaaaaaatcccgacctaccgaccctatttttttggcctatgttaccgtaaacagaccttttttttttttttgccttatcaaCACAACATTCAAAATcatgacattgacaatgacaaagTCTTAAAAGAAATTTTGGGGTCTTAtaatggggttccactgtaccggaCGTCATGTCAGTGTGGTGTAACTGTAGCTTTCAACCAAAAGGGGATTCCATTgtgttttgtaatttgtattgtgattgtgATTTTGAATTGTGGAAGACACCATGATCAAACCTTCACATTGCCTGATGTGTGTAAACTGtgagacagtggaaccccctttttaagacctaaacaaaaatccaaaaaatgaggtcttaaaaaggagggagtggtAACATGGGGGTATATTCACACAGGTTAGGAACGGAAagtctgaaaaatcaaggtcttaataaggagggagtcttgaattggTAGGTCATACCGTCAAGGGTCAAGGTtttaaaaggggttccactgttgtaCTAACACAGTGGCACCTTTCATTGGCGACAAGCTCTCATTGTCTCAAATACAACCACCTTTCATTGGCGACAAGCTCTCATTGTCTCAAATACAACCACCTTTCATTGGAGACAACCTCTCATTGTCTCAAATACAACCTCCTTTCCATTAAGACTCCCCTTTAAAGATCCCTGACAA
This region of Littorina saxatilis isolate snail1 linkage group LG8, US_GU_Lsax_2.0, whole genome shotgun sequence genomic DNA includes:
- the LOC138972818 gene encoding RNA polymerase-associated protein LEO1-like isoform X1 produces the protein MADIQDLFGSDAESEDGRGSRRESQSQASGSPAHSGSEAGSAHSGSPPASPRAPSGSPGSGRGSEHDGSTQGSAAGSPHHSDDGNAHGSPTGSAHGSAKGSDNDSPQGSPAGSQGGSDHDSPHGSPAGSAKGSDNESPHGSPAGSAKGSDNESPHGSPAGSAKGSDNESLHGSPAGSGEGGSPKGSPVGSPTSHRESPPGSPVGSAASGSDIESPVASPVGGSDKGSPPGSPAGSGSERGSAPASPAGSARASSQGSPVRDGSQKGSPTRDGSQKGSEKGSPAGSPVHVSDRGSEAGSRKSSPAHSPAHSARSSASRGSRSPTPPKAVGSDDEEVADGKQGSDEGESRKRHASGSGSDSGSDIVKTKKRRVFSDDDNEDGQKEAAGSGDENMEATVGGLFGDADDISSDEEKKDGGEREEDSERRPMIDDDEDREEVEEAPPETRIEVEIPRMTADLGNSLHYVKLPNFLSVETRPFDPATYEDEIEEDEVLDEEGRARTKLRVENTMRWRTLKDEEGNEVKDEFGDLQRESNARVVKWSDGSMSMHLGEEVFDIYSMPMQGSFNHLFIRQGTGLMGQSIFKSKLTFRPHSTDSFTHRKMTMSLADRSTKAQKVKVLPIHGSDPDAHRSEMIKKEEERLRAHIRRDNQKRRLKERAQHRGLSTSYLDGGYDDEEEDEDGMTSISAIKRNYKEKRDKRPIYSSESEESEGSGLDDSRAKRLTKAKRLEESDDDEEEHDDNESESEAPKKKKVARVMDSDDDNEGGGEKEGGSGSGSD
- the LOC138972818 gene encoding RNA polymerase-associated protein LEO1-like isoform X2, whose amino-acid sequence is MADIQDLFGSDAESEDGRGSRRESQSQASGSPAHSGSEAGSAHSGSPPASPRAPSGSPGSGRGSEHDGSTQGSAAGSPHHSDDGNAHGSPTGSAHGSAKGSDNDSPQGSPAGSQGGSDHDSPHGSPAGSAKGSDNESPHGSPAGSAKGSDNESPHGSPAGSAKGSDNESLHGSPAGSGEGGSPKGSPVGSPTSHRESPPGSPVGSAASGSDIESPVASPVGGSDKGSPPGSPAGSGSERGSAPASPAGSARASSQGSPVRDGSQKGSPTRDGSQKGSEKGSPAGSPVHVSDRGSEAGSRKSSPAHSPAHSARSSASRGSRSPTPPKAVGSDDEEVADGKQGSDEGESRKRHASGSGSDSGSDIVKTKKRRVFSDDDNEDGQKEAAGSGDENMEATVGGLFGDADDISSDEEKKDGGEREEDSERRPMIDDDEDREEVEEAPPETRIEVEIPRMTADLGNSLHYVKLPNFLSVETRPFDPATYEDEIEEDEVLDEEGRARTKLRVENTMRWRTLKDEEGNEVKDEFGDLQRESNARVVKWSDGSMSMHLGEEVFDIYSMPMQGSFNHLFIRQGTGLMGQSIFKSKLTFRPHSTDSFTHRKMTMSLADRSTKAQKVKVLPIHGSDPDAHRSEMIKKEEERLRAHIRRDNQKRRLKERLYIT